The genomic stretch cttcccAAAttgagcttttatcaaattagccttaaaatttttttttggcaaatttaatcttacttgtttaatttttgctttgttttgaaaaattgaagttgaaaatttacgtTGTTGAAAaatgtaaatgttacttaaacttgaaaagtagatttaaaaatttgatttactcAATATGTcttccccaagtcaacttgactatttttaactttgtgttaaaaaattgtagatatttttcaaaattagctgtTTTTTAATTTGATTACTTGTTAcaataactctacactatgattgtttacccttttttttttttggatgaatgccaaagggggagggttaggtggttaagttagagcaactaaatgcaaacttgaaaaactaacttaaaaccataaaaacctcgaaaatcatgcttgatttttgcatatatttatcactaacttaaccaggttgtcattccatcaaaaagggggagattgttggtgcggttagcactaacggtctaactcaggttttgatgaatgacaaatcaggttaagttaggttcgtcgttatctaacactctgatcgagtgtgcaggataagtccagacaggtcgacgggctgaccggatgtctggcacgaagtccagctaggtcgacgggctgaccggatagctggtgagaagtccaagcgggtcgctgggctggcaagaagtccagctaggtcgacgggctgaccggatagctggcaagaagtccagacgggtcgaagggctgatcggacgtctggcaggtaagtgaggtaagtcactggaggggagtgactgcgaggacgcgttcccgggaatggaacattaggcgtcgatccggcttagatccatttcggatgtctaagtcaagatcgtgactagatttcggtctcggaaagacggaatctaagtcatactatttgtgctaattcatactattataaaatgtgctaataatctatgttgcaggatatatattgcctcggactaactttgttttgcaggaaaagagagttttctggaacaaggtggtccgggcgcccggaggggatccgggcgctcggaaggcaaattatatctagccaagtcatcgccacgtggagcatctcggtttgagcagctacgtcacattccaggcgcccggaaggaatccaggcgcccggagcaacatataaaagaagctccaggcaggagcttcagaatcatcaatctgagaactcttctactgctggtcctgctgcgacgtcaacaaagctccgacaaagtgctctttcggtttttagttaatttccttgtcggtattactttgtttaactagcattccctgtattcattttgtaattatattcgaattgttagtgattgcccaacgaaagtggtcaaggaccacgggccttcgagtaggagtcgtcacaggctccgaatgaagtaaaaacaactgtgttcatttacttttccgctgcgtatttttactcgacttttcgaatcgatattcacccccctctatctaatctaacggtcctacacttttAAGATGCTAGTTGGTCATCCATCACTTCTCAAACCTAGCTGTCCATCGAAAATTTGATCTTCTGGAAATAAGTGGAGATGACTGTTTGGAAGGCGTTTAGTGTGGGTCTCCCCAAAATCACATTATAGGAAGAAGCGGTGTCAACCACCATAAAAGGTGTCCTCCTGGTCCTCTCTAAACCAGCATTTAAGAGTGATACTGAGAGGGAAATCATTCCGATCGACTGTACTTGATGCCCAGAAAACCCAATCAACAGTGTAGCAAAGGGTTGCAACTCTTCATTATCAATTTGCATTTGGTCCATTGCCATTGAATACAGTCCTTCAGCTTCTCCTTCGGCTTCTGTTTTAAGACAATAAATTCATGGAGGTTTTATAATACCTCCTACTACTAGCGAAGTGGTGTAGAAATATAGTCCTGAATTCTCTAAATGATTGAATGGAGTTTACTAGGAGTCAGAAAAACCACCTTTATGTCGGTCCTGAGAGTGTAGTTAGAATACCCTACATCACCCCCATCTAAATACTGGTGCAACAGTGATATATTCTCAAACGTACAGATATAGTCCTCAGGATCCGTTGAACCACTATAGTCTGCTGTAGTTGGTGGTTGATAATAACGAGGTAACGCATCCTCCAGAATATTAAGGCTGAAAGGAGAAATGACCAGATTTCCTGATCGACCCTTTATTGGTGTTTGTGCCCGAGCGGAATCATGCGGGGGAGTATTTCCAGTTGATGACTCCACTAATCGAGCCCCCCAAGATGCTCGATTGGATGCGACCCCACACCACTAGTTTACCTTGATGTCGCTCGGGACAAATGGGGTTGTTTCGTTTGCGCAAGAGGCACCATTCTGGGTGAAGGGAGGTTTACTCGCTCTTGAGACCCTGTTGTCGACTACTGTTGTACTCGGTTCACTTGCTACTGTAGTAGTGCATCTCTCACGATGCCAGCTACAATCTGGGTAAACTCTATTTGAGTTAGAGTAATATGTCCGGTGTCATCCATGAGTATCAGGTTCAGGAGTAGAGTTCCCATAAATTGGGCCAATTTAATCTTGCTCTGAGATCCTCAAGGTTGACTCGTTGATGTGCTAGCAGGAAAATTGACCACTATTGAAAAGATTGACGTAAGAGATAAGTCGAAAGTTGATTTAGGAAGAAGAATTGTAGGGACTTTTCCCCCCTTTTCTTTCACTTAGCGCTATCCTTTTATACTTTTTAGGTGGGCTCTTCGTCTTTCCCTATTTAATCATGTTGCATCTATTATAGAAGATCTTCATTATTTTCTTCCGTATATTTAATGAAGTTATAATACTTGCATAATTAATGAAACAACATCAAATGAGAGAGACTATCATTTTGCTCCTTCTAACTGTTCCCCTTTCCCACACACTCATGGACTAATAATAGGAATTCAATGCAGGTGACATCAATTCaccaaaacataaataaataGTGCCAAAACGACATTGTCCTGAGTCAAAGAGGGTCTAGATTCCCCGATCAATGACTCAATTGCATGAGATGTTAAAACAGGATAGGAGAGCAGTCATACTATGGATATAACTTGTCCAATTGGACACATGTGAGTGTCATGTCTATGCTCGATCGACTTGATTAATGCTAGATAGGGGGGCTTATAGCCAATCGATTAGAATAGAGGTTATATCTACTATGTATTGACCTTGACTCTAACTGCTACATCATCCCTTATAATAACTTCTTGATGCCACATGGTGCCCTCTTTGGACAACCACATCACAATATCAAGTATATTAAATGTCTATTATTAGTCCGCGAGTGCATGAGAAATGGGAACTTTTAAAAGGAGCAAAACAGTAGTCTTCTTTATTTGATGTGGTTTCATTAATTATGCAAGTTTTATAGCTTTATTAAATACATGGAAAAAGAAAAAATGAAGATCCTCTATAATAGATGCAATATCATTAAATAGGAAAGAATAAGGGTCTACCAAAAAGGTATAAAAGGATAGCACTAtatgaaaggaaaggggagaaaAAAAGACCCAACAATTcttttctaaataaatttttgatTTGTCTCTTGCAGTAATCTTTTTAATAGTAGTCAACTTTCCTGCTAACACACTAGCGAGTCAACATTGAGGATCTCagagcaagatcaaattagtatTGTCTGTGGGAAGGTACGGAGGTGGAGTTTAGCCACACCTCCCCCGTTATAAAATTATTCACAATAAACTTGTAAATATCCGTCACGTTCATCATTCTGTGACTTGGCCACTGCACCCTTCTGCTTGTTGCACACCCGATTCATAATTCTGGTACTCATCGTAGTACAACGTGTTCATTGTGAAGCTCCCATTCCACGCCATCCACCCGGCTGCCTCCACCATCCCCTCGATGTATGATTGCGTGTACACCATCCTCGAGAACTCCTTCCATGGCAGCCCCAGGAAGGTCTTCACCAAGTAGTTCCCCGCCATCAGCTCCGACGCCACCACTATCGTGCAATTGTGGATGGAGAAGCTGGTGTTACCATAGTGATGAGTGCAGCCCTACACCATCACCACGTTTGCTTGCTCCCAAAGCGGTGTGGGAGAGTAAATATGGTAGTTCTGGAACACGGCGATGACGTTACCAAATATGAAGTTGATGATGTCGTGGACCTTGTACTTGTGGTAGCATTGCAGTGTAAGTGTGCATAGAGTGTGTCCTGGTACATGAGGAACTTGCAACAGTAGAAGATAGAGAGGTCAGCATTGTTCCACATCGCCATCGCCTGTTGCTTCGCCGACCCTGCCGTGTTCTCGAAGGTCATGTCTTGGGCAATGAACTGATCCCCATACACCGTCGCACCAAATATAAATTTACATGATACAAATTGAAAATAACAACTTGGTGGATGCTCTACTCACCGAATGTAGCAGTGTTGAAGGTTTTCCAGCCGTCGAGAACATTGCGGTTGGATGTGATCACAGTCTGGTCCGTTCCTACACCAATCAAAATTAGGTTCTTTTTATTCTTCAACACGATCACGTTCTCTTGGTACGCCCCTTTGCTAACGTAGATGATGAAGTAGCTGTCCTCTTCAACAATAGTGTCTTTAGGGACGAAAGCAATGGCTTTCCCGACGGTGATAAAATTGTCAGTACCATCTTGGGCCACCCTCACCGATTGGTTTACAAGCACCACCACGTCGAGTCCAATAGCGATCaaacaaagaaggaagaaggcaagaAGAGCTCCCCTTGATGCCATTGAaacatgttggtgcaatcgaagAAGCACGATAGTGCATCTATATATATCAGCAACAAAATCACGTATAAATGTGAACAAAATTTCATCAAATTGCTAAAGTCTCATATTATGATAATTATATAGGCAAATAAAGAAAGTGTATTGCTACTATTTTTTTAGAGTGGATGAGTGTTAACAGAACTTCATCAAATTGCCAAAGTCTCTGGAGACTAAGGACTTTGGTAGTAATGGTTCAAAATGACGGGGAGTAATAGATGTGGATGTCCACCTATAGTTAATCTATTGACTTAAACATGCACAGATGCCTACCAATAACATCTAGTGACACAACACTTAAGCAGTGGAAGAAAGGATTTGTTATTAAGAGGAGCAAGACAAAATTAGGGAGAAGCAGAACTTCCATCCTGATCTTGCTCCGAGATCCTCAAGGTGACTCATTGGTGTGCTATCAGAAAAGTTGACTACTGTTGAAAAGATTATCATAAGAGACAAGTCGAAAGTTGATTTAGGAAGAAGAACCTTATGGTCTTTTTTTCTCCTCTTTCCTTTCACTTAGCACTATCATTTTTTACCTTTTTGGTtgatcttttgtcttcttctactTAATGATGTTGCATCTATTATAGAGGatcttcattttttcttcttccaTGTATTTAACGAAGCTATAAAACTTGCATAATTAATAAAACCACATCAAATAAGGGAGACTACTGTTTTACTCCTTCTAACTGTTCCCCTTTCCCACATACTCGTGGACTAATAATAAACATTTAATAAATAGTGTCAAATGATATTTTCCCGAGTCAAAGAGGGTCTAGGTTCCCCAATCAGTGGCTCAGCTTCATGAGAAATTAAAATAGGATAGGAGATCGATTATACCAACGCTCCAAGGATATACCTTGTCCACTTGGGTACATGTGATTAACACCTGATCGGAAGGGCCTATAGTAGATTGATTAGAACAGGGGATATATCTACTATGCATTGACCTTGACACTGCCACATCATCTCTTATATTGACTTCTTGATGTCACATGGCACCTCTTTAGACCGTCACATCACAATGTTTCATACATTAAATGTCTATTATTAGTCCACGAGTGTGTGGGAAAGATGAACAGACAGAAG from Zingiber officinale cultivar Zhangliang chromosome 5B, Zo_v1.1, whole genome shotgun sequence encodes the following:
- the LOC121986952 gene encoding probable pectinesterase/pectinesterase inhibitor 41, with product MASRGALLAFFLLCLIAIGLDVVVLVNQSVRVAQDGTDNFITVGKAIAFVPKDTIVEEDSYFIIYVSKGAYQENVIVLKNKKNLILIGVGTDQTVITSNRNVLDGWKTFNTATFGSAKQQAMAMWNNADLSIFYCCKFLMYQDTLYAHLHCNATTSTRSTTSSTSYLGCTHHYGNTSFSIHNCTIVVASELMAGNYLVKTFLGLPWKEFSRMVYTQSYIEGMVEAAGWMAWNGSFTMNTLYYDEYQNYESGVQQAEGCSGQVTE